The proteins below come from a single Chrysoperla carnea chromosome 1, inChrCarn1.1, whole genome shotgun sequence genomic window:
- the LOC123293262 gene encoding ATP-dependent RNA helicase DDX54 — MGQIEEELPGFGLPIKNEEDDEPMPKAHKKGKGGGFQSMGLSYPVLKGITKRGYKVPTPIQRKTIPIALEGRDVVAMARTGSGKTACFLVPLFEKLKERTGKAGARALILSPTRELALQTLKFVKEVGRFTGLRSAVILGGDSMDNQFSAIHGSPDIIVATPGRFLHICIEMDLKLNSIEYIVFDEADRLFEMGFGEQLNEIVNRLPENRQTLLFSATLPKVLVEFAKAGLSDPVLIRLDVESKLPNELTLTNITCRPEEKLSVLLVLLKTIIPSDQQTVVFAATRHHVEYLHMVLDTAGITNTYIYSNLDPSARKINAAKFSTGKVKVLVVTDVAARGIDIPQLDNVINYNFPAKSKLFVHRVGRCARAGRTGTAFSIISPEEYPHLLDLYLFLGNPLQIIPPSGSSSKIKEEITNSTQAVGSVPQDLIEEQHTALMTWHANSTDLEMMVGVCNNGYEKYLKSRPAASADSNRRVKDLKINLCGLHPIFKPYSNNSDEIRQSLLYKMKEYRPQGTIFEICSKNKSNDYVAMKTKRAFHKSNIIQHHKRLESIKEQATSNINTSSSEQKLPESNTDDINDTFKQVIVPKKRKLDQLYKPKRKKQRVTKDEDNYIPYMPSDRHTEDGLAVNNFVLDADRMQLDLTADSEEQLRLNNQMKKWDRKKMKMVGVQKDKKGKIRTESGVWISATYKSDRYEQWKEKSKVDADEDDDNGSDNEDNKNTSINRFKAPIYTHWARHNENVKEKQKRSELKNPDQILKQRIIAEKKKKRQQKQHKGKKKGGRKK; from the exons atg GGGCAAATTGAAGAAGAATTACCAGGGTTTGGTCTTCctataaaaaatgaagaagatgATGAACCAATGCCAAAAGCGCATAAAAAAGGTAAAGGAGGTGGTTTCCAATCAATGGGATTAAGTTATCCAGTTTTGAAAGGCATAACTAAACGTGGGTATAAAGTACCTACACCTATTCAAAGAAAG ACAATTCCAATAGCATTAGAAGGTCGAGATGTTGTTGCTATGGCTAGAACTGGTAGTGGAAAAACAGCATGTTTTTTGGTTcccctttttgaaaaattaaaagagcGTACAGGAAAAGCGGGTGCTCGGGCTCTAATTCTTTCACCAACCAGAGAATTAGCATTACAAACTTTAAAGTTTGTTAAAGAAGTCGGTCGTTTTACGGGTCTTCGATCTGCTGTAATTCTTGGTGGTGATTCCATGGATAATCAATTTAGTGCAATTCATGGTAGTCCAGACATTATTGTTGCAACACCGGGTCGTTTTTTGcatatttgtattgaaatggaccttaaattaaatagtattgagTATATTGTTTTTGATGAAGCTGATCGATTATTTGAAATGGGATTTGGTGAACAATTAAACGAAATTGTTAATCGTTTACCAGAAAATCGTCAAACATTATTATTCTCTGCAACGCTGCCTAAAGTTTTGGTTGAATTTGCAAAGGCTGGTTTAAGTGATCCGGTTTTAATACG TTTAGATGTTGAATCAAAACTACCAAATGAGCTAACTTTAACAAATATCACATGTCGACCAGAAGAAAAATTGTctgttttattggttttattaaaaactatcatTCCTTCCGATCAACAAACAGTAGTTTTTGCTGCGACGCGACATCATGTGGAGTATTTACACATG gtaTTGGATACTGCTGGAATAACAAATACGTACATCTATTCAAATTTGGATCCATCAGCTCGTAAAATAAATGCTGCGAAATTTAGCACAGGAAAAGTGAAAGTTTTAGTGGTTACAGATGTTGCTGCTCGTGGTATTGATATTCCACAGTTGgataatgttattaattataactttccagcaaaatcaaaattgtttgtCCATCGTGTCg gaaGATGTGCTCGAGCTGGTCGTACCGGAACAGCATTTTCAATAATATCACCTGAAGAATATCCACatttattagatttatatttatttctgggTAATCCATTACAAATTATACCACCATCTGGATCAAGTAGCAAAATAAAAGAGGAAATAACTAATTCTACTCAAGCTGTTGGAAGTGTTCCACAAGATTTAATTGAAGAACAGCATACAGCTTTAATGACTTGGCATGCAAATTCTACTGACTTG GAAATGATGGTTGGAGTTTGCAATAATGGAtatgaaaagtatttaaaatctCGACCAGCCGCATCAGCTGATAGTAATCGACGAGTGAaggacttaaaaataaatttatgtggaCTTCATCCAATTTTCAAACCATATTCAAACAATTCGGATGAAATTCGCCAATCATTGTTGTACAAAATGAAAGAATATCGTCCACAAGGG acaatttttgaaatttgcagtaaaaataaaagtaacgaCTACGTTGCAATGAAAACAAAACGCGCTTTTCATAAGAGCAACATTATCCAGCATCATAAACGTTTAGAAAGCATAAAAGAACAAGCAACAAGTAATATAAATACATCATCTTCAGAGCAAAAACTACCTGAAAGTAATACTGATGATATAAATGATACGTTTAAACAAGTGATTGTACCGAAAAAACGTAAATTAGATCAATTATATAAACCGAAACGGAAAAAACAAAGGGTGACGAAAGACGAAGATAATTATATACCATATATGCCATCGGATAGACATACAGAAGATGG aCTTGCAGTTAATAATTTCGTACTTGATGCTGATCGCATGCAACTTGATTTAACAGCTGATTCAGAAGAACAATTGCGTTTgaataatcaaatgaaaaaatgggatcgtaagaaaatgaaaatggttGGAGTACAAAag gataaaaaaggtaaaattcgAACTGAATCTGGTGTTTGGATCTCAGCCACATACAAAAGTGACAGATACGAGCAATGGAAAGAGAAAAGTAAAGTCGATGCTGACGAAGATGATGATAATGGAAGTGATAATGAAGATAACAAGAATACATCAATTAATAGATTTAAAGCACCAATATACACGCATTGGGCACGACATAATGAAAatgttaaagaaaaacaaaaacgaagTGAATTAAAGAACCCCGACCAGATATTAAAACAACGTATTATTGctgaaaagaaaaagaaaagacAACAGAAACAACACAAGGGAAAAAAGAAGGGTGGAAGGAAgaagtaa